The sequence below is a genomic window from Brooklawnia cerclae.
GAAGGGTCGTGGGGCTGTGGTCCGGCGACGGGCTTCGACGGGCTCAGCCGGCGTTTTGCCTGCGTTGATCATCAGCCGGCGTTTTGCCCGCATTGATCATCAGCCAGCGTTGCCGGCGTTGATCAGCGGTTCCTCAGCTGTCCGCACCCTGTTCGGAAACAGGCGGACGCAAACGCTCGACGAGCGCCGCGTGCAGCCTGCCGTTGGTCGCGATGGCTCCAGGCCCGTGGGGGCCGTCGACGCCGTCGATGTCGGTGAACCTGCCCCCTGCCTCCCGGACGATCACGTCGAGCGCCGCCTTGTCGTGGAGGGCGAGTTCCGGCTCACAGGCCATGTCGACGGCCCCCTCGGCCACCAGCATGTAGCTCCAGAAGTCCCCGAAGCCTCGCGTGCGGTCGGCGTCACGCAGCAGGTCGACGAAGCCCTGGCCTCGTCCCGCGGCGATCCAGCCGCCGACCGACGAATAGGACAAGAACGCGTCCTCCACCGATCCGACACCGGACACATGGATCGGCGTCCCCTTGAGGAGGGTCTTGCCGACGAAGGCGCCCTCACCCTCGGCGGCCCACCAGCGGCGTCCCAGCAGAGGTGCGCTCACGACGCCGACCTTCACACGGCCCTCGACCATGAGGGCGATCAAGGTCGCCCAGACGGGCACGCCGCGCACGTAGTTCGCCGTGCCGTCGATCGGGTCGAGCACCCACTGGCGGGGGCCGTAACCGGTGTCGGCCATCTCCTCACCGTGCACGGCGTCGCGCGGACGAGCGGTCGCCAGCGTCCTGCGAAGTGCCTCCTCGACGGCTTTGTCGGCGTCCGACACGGCGGTGCGGTCGGGTTTGGTCTCGACGCGCAGGTCCTGAGCCCGGAAACGGTTGGTGGCGATCGAGTCGGCGTTGTCAGCCATCAGGTGGGCAAGGCGCAAGTCGTCGGTGTAGGAGGCCATGCCCCCAAGGCTAGTGGCTGTCGGCGGGGGACTGCTCCACCAGCGCGCCGACGATCCGCCGGAACGACTCGAGGCGCTCCGGGGTGAGGTCGCCGCGGGCCACGGCGTCGTCGAGCGCGCACTCGGGTTCGTCGGAGGTGTGGCGGCAGCCTCGAGGGCATGCCTCGGCGATGTCGGCCAGATCGGTGAACGCTTCGAGCACCGATGCCGGTGTCACATGGCTGAGACCGAAACTTCGGACGCCGGGTGTGTCGATCACCCAACCGTCGCCGCTCGGCAGTCGCAACGCGATCGCGGACGTGGAGGTGTGGCGGCCTCGTCCGGTCACCTCGTTGACCGCCCCGGTGCTACGGTCGGCGCCCGGCACGAGCCGGTTGATCAGCGTCGACTTGCCGACGCCGGAGTGCCCGACGAGCACGGTGACATGTCCGCTCAGCAGCTCGTCCACCTCGTCGAGGGCACGATCGGGGTCGGTGACGACCACGGGCAGCCCGAGCGGGGTGTACTGGGCGACGATGTCGTCCGGCGCCGCCAGATCGGCCTTGGTGAGGCACAGGATCGGAGCGACGTCGGCGTCGTAGGCGGCCACCAGGATGCGGTCGATCATGCCCGGCCGGGGCGGCGGGTCGGCCAGCGCGGTCACCACCATGAGTTGGTCGGCGTTGGCGACGATCGGACGCTCGCTCGGGTCGGTGTCGTCGGCCGTGCGCCGCAGCACGGTCGTGCGGGGCTCGACCTCCACGATTCGCGCGAGGGTTCCTTCGTCCCCGCTGGTGTCGCCGACGATCCGGGCGATGTCGCCGACGATCACACCCTTGCGGCCGAGCCGCCTGGCCTTGGTCGCGGTCACCATGGTGCCGGCGTCCAGAAGCTGGCAACGGTATCGGCCCCGGTCGATCGTGATGACCCGGCCCGTCTGCGCGCCGGTGAAGTCGGGACGATCCTTCGTACGCGGCCGGGAGCGCTTGGCCGGTCGCCCGAACGAATCGGGGTCGACATCGGCATAACGGCCGGCCGATCGCGCGACCGGGCTCACGCGCGGGTTCCCGCCCCGGCGGCGAGCATGGCGTCCCACCTGGTAGTGAAGTCGGGCATGGTCTTGCCGACCGCCGCGATGTCGTCCAGGACCACGCCCGGCACCTTGAGGCCGACGATGGCGGCCAGGTGCGCCAGCCGATGGTCGGCGTAGGCGCGGAGCGGCCGGGTGGGACGAAGACCGGTGCCCTCGAATCCGGCTCCCTCGATGCGCAGTCCGTCGTCCAGTTCGTCCACGTGGACGCCGAGGCTGGCCAGTTCGCGGGCGATGGCAGCGATGCGGTCGGTCTCGTGTCCCCGGATGTGGCCGACTCCGCGGATGACGGTCGTGCCCTCGGCGAAGACCGCGAGCGCCGCGACGACCGGTGTCAGCTCGCTCGCGGCGTGCAGGTCGAGGTCGGCGCCGTGCAACGGGCCGGCGGCGTGCGCGGTCAGCAGGTCGCCGACCAGCTCATAGCGGGCGCCCAGAGCGTCCAGGACATGACGGATGTGGTCGCCGGGCTGGGTGGTCAACGACGGCCACCCCGGCACGGTCACCCGCCCG
It includes:
- a CDS encoding inositol monophosphatase family protein, whose translation is MASYTDDLRLAHLMADNADSIATNRFRAQDLRVETKPDRTAVSDADKAVEEALRRTLATARPRDAVHGEEMADTGYGPRQWVLDPIDGTANYVRGVPVWATLIALMVEGRVKVGVVSAPLLGRRWWAAEGEGAFVGKTLLKGTPIHVSGVGSVEDAFLSYSSVGGWIAAGRGQGFVDLLRDADRTRGFGDFWSYMLVAEGAVDMACEPELALHDKAALDVIVREAGGRFTDIDGVDGPHGPGAIATNGRLHAALVERLRPPVSEQGADS
- the rsgA gene encoding ribosome small subunit-dependent GTPase A, translating into MSPVARSAGRYADVDPDSFGRPAKRSRPRTKDRPDFTGAQTGRVITIDRGRYRCQLLDAGTMVTATKARRLGRKGVIVGDIARIVGDTSGDEGTLARIVEVEPRTTVLRRTADDTDPSERPIVANADQLMVVTALADPPPRPGMIDRILVAAYDADVAPILCLTKADLAAPDDIVAQYTPLGLPVVVTDPDRALDEVDELLSGHVTVLVGHSGVGKSTLINRLVPGADRSTGAVNEVTGRGRHTSTSAIALRLPSGDGWVIDTPGVRSFGLSHVTPASVLEAFTDLADIAEACPRGCRHTSDEPECALDDAVARGDLTPERLESFRRIVGALVEQSPADSH